In Streptomyces qaidamensis, one DNA window encodes the following:
- the panC gene encoding pantoate--beta-alanine ligase: MTTTLLRTAGELHARARAGRRAVVMTMGALHEGHATLIRTARGIAGPDGEVVVTVFVNPLQFGKGEDLDRYPRTLDADIELAGQSGADAVFAPSVDEVYPGGEPQVRITAGPMGERLEGASRPGHFDGMLTVVAKLLHLTRPDVALYGQKDAQQLALIRRMVRDLNFGVEIVGVPTVREEDGLALSSRNRYLSARERRTALALSGALFAGQDRHAAQEALRARAREVPATRARAEALSAIGESRAAADTHAVATAVPGGPAAVRAAARQVLDEAARLDPPLALDYLALVDPSDFTEIGDDFTGDAVLAVAARVGATRLIDNIPLTFGSFGAAS, translated from the coding sequence ATGACCACCACCCTGCTGCGCACCGCCGGGGAACTGCACGCACGCGCGCGTGCGGGGCGCCGGGCCGTGGTGATGACCATGGGCGCGCTGCACGAGGGCCACGCCACGCTGATCCGCACCGCGCGCGGCATCGCCGGGCCGGACGGCGAGGTCGTCGTCACCGTCTTCGTCAACCCGCTCCAGTTCGGCAAGGGCGAGGACCTCGACCGCTACCCGCGGACCCTGGACGCCGACATCGAGCTCGCCGGACAGTCGGGCGCGGACGCCGTGTTCGCGCCCTCCGTGGACGAGGTCTACCCCGGCGGCGAGCCCCAGGTGCGCATCACCGCCGGCCCGATGGGCGAGCGCCTGGAGGGCGCCTCCCGCCCCGGCCACTTCGACGGCATGCTCACCGTCGTCGCCAAGCTGCTGCACCTCACCCGCCCCGATGTCGCCCTGTACGGCCAGAAGGACGCCCAGCAGCTCGCGCTGATCCGCCGCATGGTGCGGGACCTGAACTTCGGCGTGGAGATCGTCGGTGTGCCCACCGTCCGCGAGGAGGACGGCCTGGCCCTGTCCAGCCGCAACCGCTACCTGTCGGCTCGGGAGCGGCGCACCGCCCTCGCCCTGTCCGGGGCGCTGTTCGCGGGCCAGGACCGGCACGCCGCGCAGGAGGCGCTGCGCGCCCGGGCCCGTGAAGTGCCCGCCACGCGCGCGCGAGCCGAGGCGCTCAGCGCCATAGGGGAGTCCCGCGCGGCCGCCGACACGCACGCCGTGGCGACGGCCGTCCCGGGCGGCCCGGCGGCGGTCCGCGCGGCCGCCCGCCAGGTCCTCGACGAGGCCGCGCGCCTCGACCCGCCGCTCGCGCTGGACTACCTCGCCCTGGTCGACCCGTCCGACTTCACGGAGATCGGGGACGACTTCACGGGCGACGCGGTCCTCGCCGTCGCCGCCCGGGTCGGGGCGACCCGGCTGATCGACAACATCCCCCTCACCTTCGGAAGCTTCGGAGCCGCCTCGTGA
- a CDS encoding L-aspartate oxidase, producing MTTTGIRLHAPAAGWSIAADVVVVGSGVAGLTAALRCEAAGLRTVVVTKARLDDGSTRWAQGGIAAALGEGDTPEQHLDDTLVAGAGLCDEEAVRLLVTEGPDAVRRLIETGARFDESEGELALTREGGHHRRRIAHAGGDATGAEISRALVEAVRARGMRTVENALVLDLLTDAEGRTAGVTLHVMGEGQHDGVGAVHAPAVVLATGGMGQVFSATTNPSVSTGDGVALALRAGAEVSDLEFVQFHPTVLFLGPDAEGQQPLVSEAVRGEGAHLIDADGVRFMVGQHELAELAPRDIVAKGITRRMLEQDAEHMFLDARHFGAEMWEHRFPTILAACRAHGIDPVTAPIPVAPAAHYASGGVRTDSHGRTTVPGLYACGEVACTGVHGANRLASNSLLEGLVYAERIADDIAANGLHARVPQPLPHPEVPEHPLQTPEARFTIQRIMTAGAGVLRSAGSLTKAADQLQRLHTDAKEALAENGKTAEAGVDTWEATNLLCVARVLVAAALLREETRGCHWREDRPERDDSAWRRHIVVTLNPDRTLAVHTTDTTDFPPTAFPPQAPQEQ from the coding sequence GTGACCACCACAGGCATACGACTGCACGCGCCCGCCGCCGGGTGGTCCATCGCCGCGGACGTGGTCGTCGTCGGCTCCGGCGTCGCCGGGCTGACCGCGGCCCTGCGCTGCGAGGCCGCCGGCCTGCGCACGGTCGTCGTCACCAAGGCCCGTCTCGACGACGGCTCCACCCGCTGGGCCCAGGGCGGCATCGCCGCCGCCCTCGGCGAGGGCGACACCCCCGAGCAGCACCTCGACGACACCCTGGTCGCCGGCGCGGGCCTGTGCGACGAGGAAGCGGTCCGCCTCCTCGTCACCGAGGGCCCCGACGCCGTACGCCGCCTGATCGAGACCGGCGCCCGGTTCGACGAGTCCGAGGGCGAGCTGGCACTGACCCGCGAGGGCGGCCACCACCGTCGCCGCATCGCCCACGCCGGCGGCGACGCCACCGGCGCCGAGATCTCCCGCGCCCTGGTCGAGGCCGTCCGCGCGCGGGGCATGCGCACCGTCGAGAACGCGCTCGTCCTGGACCTCCTCACGGACGCCGAGGGCCGCACCGCCGGTGTCACCCTGCATGTGATGGGGGAGGGCCAGCACGACGGCGTGGGGGCCGTCCACGCCCCCGCGGTGGTCCTCGCCACCGGCGGCATGGGCCAGGTCTTCTCCGCCACCACCAACCCCTCGGTGTCGACGGGCGACGGTGTGGCGCTCGCGCTGCGGGCCGGCGCGGAGGTCAGTGACCTGGAGTTCGTCCAGTTCCACCCGACCGTGCTGTTCCTGGGCCCGGACGCGGAGGGCCAGCAGCCCCTGGTCTCCGAGGCCGTGCGCGGCGAGGGCGCCCACCTGATCGACGCCGACGGCGTCCGCTTCATGGTCGGACAGCACGAACTCGCCGAGCTGGCCCCCCGCGACATCGTCGCCAAGGGCATCACGCGGCGCATGCTGGAGCAGGACGCCGAGCACATGTTCCTCGACGCCCGGCACTTCGGCGCCGAGATGTGGGAGCACCGCTTCCCGACGATCCTGGCCGCCTGCCGCGCCCACGGCATCGACCCGGTCACCGCCCCCATCCCGGTCGCCCCGGCCGCCCACTACGCCTCCGGCGGCGTCCGCACCGACTCCCACGGCCGTACGACCGTCCCCGGCCTGTACGCGTGCGGCGAGGTGGCCTGTACCGGCGTGCACGGCGCCAACCGCCTGGCGTCCAACTCCCTGCTCGAAGGCCTCGTCTACGCCGAGCGCATCGCGGACGACATCGCGGCGAACGGCCTGCACGCGCGCGTGCCCCAGCCGCTCCCGCACCCGGAGGTCCCCGAGCACCCCCTGCAGACCCCCGAAGCCCGCTTCACGATCCAGCGGATCATGACGGCCGGGGCGGGCGTCCTGCGCTCGGCGGGCTCCCTCACCAAGGCCGCCGACCAGCTCCAGCGCCTGCACACCGACGCCAAGGAGGCCCTCGCCGAGAACGGCAAGACGGCCGAGGCCGGCGTGGACACCTGGGAGGCCACCAACCTCCTGTGCGTGGCCCGCGTCCTGGTCGCCGCCGCCCTGCTGCGTGAGGAGACCCGGGGCTGCCACTGGCGCGAGGACCGCCCCGAGCGCGACGACAGCGCCTGGCGCCGCCACATCGTCGTGACCCTGAACCCGGACCGCACGCTGGCCGTGCACACCACGGACACCACAGACTTCCCCCCGACGGCTTTCCCGCCCCAGGCCCCCCAGGAGCAGTGA
- the nadC gene encoding carboxylating nicotinate-nucleotide diphosphorylase has protein sequence MSTPDLPLASSGGCGDGCACGADDEAYLECGLDPALAQLLADAGLDPVEVEDIANVALQEDLAHGVDVTTVATIPEDAVATADFTAREAGTVAGLRVAEAVISVVCEPELEIERHAEDGDRVEAGQKLLSVTTRTRDLLTAERSALNILCRLSGIATATRAWADVLDGTKAKVRDTRKTTPGLRSLEKYAVRCGGGVNHRMSLSDAALVKDNHVVAAGGVAQAFQAVRERFPDVPIEVEVDTLDQLREVLDAGADLILLDNFTPGECEEAVAVVSGRAALEASGRLTLGNAKAYADTGVDYLAVGALTHSSPILDIGLDLRPAE, from the coding sequence GTGAGCACCCCCGACCTTCCCCTCGCCTCCTCCGGAGGCTGCGGAGACGGCTGCGCCTGCGGCGCGGACGACGAGGCATACCTGGAGTGCGGCCTGGACCCCGCACTCGCCCAGCTCCTGGCCGACGCCGGCCTCGACCCCGTCGAGGTCGAGGACATCGCCAACGTCGCCCTCCAGGAGGACCTGGCCCACGGCGTGGACGTGACGACGGTGGCGACCATCCCCGAGGACGCGGTGGCCACGGCCGACTTCACCGCCCGCGAGGCCGGCACCGTGGCCGGGCTGCGCGTCGCCGAGGCGGTCATCTCGGTGGTCTGCGAGCCGGAGCTGGAGATCGAGCGCCACGCCGAGGACGGCGACCGCGTCGAGGCGGGGCAGAAGCTCCTGTCCGTCACCACCCGCACCCGCGACCTGCTCACGGCCGAGCGCAGCGCGCTGAACATCCTGTGCCGCCTGTCGGGCATCGCGACGGCCACGCGCGCGTGGGCGGACGTCCTGGACGGCACCAAGGCCAAGGTCCGCGACACCCGCAAGACCACGCCGGGCCTGCGCTCCCTGGAGAAGTACGCGGTCCGCTGCGGCGGCGGCGTCAACCACCGCATGTCCCTCTCGGACGCGGCGCTGGTCAAGGACAACCACGTGGTCGCGGCGGGCGGCGTCGCCCAGGCCTTCCAGGCGGTCCGCGAACGCTTCCCCGACGTCCCCATCGAGGTCGAGGTCGACACCCTGGACCAGCTCCGCGAGGTCCTGGACGCCGGCGCCGACCTGATCCTGCTGGACAACTTCACGCCGGGCGAGTGCGAGGAGGCCGTCGCCGTCGTCTCGGGCCGCGCCGCCCTGGAGGCCTCGGGCCGCCTCACCCTGGGCAACGCCAAGGCCTACGCGGACACCGGCGTCGACTACCTGGCGGTGGGGGCCCTCACCCACTCCTCGCCGATCCTGGACATCGGCCTCGACCTGCGGCCGGCGGAGTAG
- a CDS encoding BlaI/MecI/CopY family transcriptional regulator gives MSRVWKWNRPVTVREVLEDLQKERSIAYTTVMTVLDNLHQKGWVRREAEGRAYRYEAVSTRAAYAAALMNDAWSQSDNPAAALVAFFGMMSEEQRRSLSDAVRIVQGPETQEPTEPSESAEPAERAEPGEGPPENPASAQDDGGR, from the coding sequence ATGTCGCGGGTGTGGAAGTGGAACCGCCCGGTGACCGTTCGAGAAGTCCTGGAAGATCTTCAGAAGGAGCGGTCCATCGCGTACACCACCGTGATGACCGTTTTGGACAATCTCCATCAGAAGGGCTGGGTGCGCCGCGAGGCGGAAGGCCGTGCCTATCGATATGAGGCCGTCTCCACCCGCGCCGCCTACGCAGCCGCCCTGATGAACGACGCCTGGTCGCAGAGCGACAACCCCGCAGCCGCTCTCGTGGCCTTCTTCGGCATGATGAGCGAGGAACAGCGCCGGTCACTCAGCGATGCCGTACGCATCGTCCAGGGCCCGGAAACCCAGGAACCGACCGAACCGTCGGAATCCGCAGAACCGGCCGAACGAGCGGAACCCGGGGAAGGCCCCCCGGAGAACCCCGCCTCCGCTCAGGACGACGGTGGGCGATAG
- a CDS encoding histone-like nucleoid-structuring protein Lsr2, with the protein MAQKVQVLLVDDLDGGEADETVTFALDGKTYEIDLTTANADKLRGLLEPYVKGGRRTGGRASGGRGKARAASSGSQDTAAIRAWAKENGYEVNDRGRVPATIREAYEKANG; encoded by the coding sequence GTGGCACAGAAGGTTCAGGTCCTTCTTGTCGACGACCTCGACGGTGGCGAGGCGGACGAGACCGTGACGTTCGCGCTGGACGGCAAGACGTACGAGATCGATCTCACCACTGCCAATGCGGACAAGCTCCGTGGCCTTCTCGAGCCTTACGTGAAGGGCGGTCGGCGTACCGGAGGCCGCGCTTCGGGCGGGCGCGGAAAGGCGCGCGCCGCGTCGAGCGGCAGCCAGGACACCGCGGCGATCCGCGCCTGGGCGAAGGAGAACGGCTACGAGGTCAACGACCGCGGCCGTGTTCCCGCGACCATCCGCGAGGCTTACGAGAAGGCCAACGGCTGA
- a CDS encoding SCO3374 family protein, translated as MFGAPHPVTASASRLLPLPRRPLDAAGASGQVRRWYENELGWPTVPGDPLRLAVGVRYDVLDVPAEAGHAALRRLAPCSPVALHGDRMLLLVAVGGAEELPGLLEWLDWGSLPLDLGAIGEGGVMEAPSRPVPREEGDAPLRGAPLPPGRPGRAGSQGAAVWLRPPEPGCEVEASLPTLSALGGGGNAPDLVRLVNTVATQCHRVRLRRAGAQPPALPAQGR; from the coding sequence ATGTTCGGCGCCCCGCACCCCGTGACCGCGTCCGCATCCCGGCTCCTTCCGCTCCCCCGCCGGCCGCTCGACGCGGCCGGCGCGAGCGGTCAGGTCCGGCGGTGGTACGAGAACGAACTGGGGTGGCCGACGGTGCCCGGCGATCCACTGCGGCTGGCGGTGGGGGTGCGCTACGACGTCCTGGACGTCCCTGCGGAGGCGGGGCACGCCGCGCTGCGGCGCCTGGCGCCGTGCTCTCCCGTCGCCCTGCACGGCGACCGGATGCTGCTCCTGGTGGCCGTGGGCGGCGCGGAGGAGCTTCCCGGGTTGCTGGAGTGGCTGGACTGGGGATCGCTGCCGCTGGATCTCGGGGCGATCGGGGAGGGCGGTGTCATGGAGGCGCCGTCGCGCCCGGTGCCACGCGAGGAGGGGGACGCACCGCTCAGGGGCGCGCCACTGCCGCCCGGCCGCCCGGGCCGGGCCGGTTCCCAGGGGGCCGCCGTGTGGCTGCGGCCCCCCGAGCCGGGATGCGAGGTCGAGGCCTCGCTGCCGACACTGTCGGCGCTGGGGGGCGGTGGGAATGCCCCCGATCTCGTGCGGCTGGTGAACACGGTGGCCACCCAGTGTCACCGGGTCCGGCTGCGGCGCGCGGGCGCCCAGCCACCGGCCTTGCCTGCGCAGGGTCGGTAG
- a CDS encoding amino-acid N-acetyltransferase: MSAKSPEATAKAITVRRARTSDVPAVRRLLDAYVRGGILLDKATVTLYEDIQEFWVAERDDNAEVVGCGALHVMWEDLAEVRTLAVKPGLKGAGVGHHVLGKLLQTARWLGVRRVFCLTFEVDFFTKHGFVEIGETPVDTDVYAELLRSYDEGVAEFLGLERVKPNTLGNSRMLLHL; the protein is encoded by the coding sequence ATGTCCGCGAAGAGCCCCGAAGCCACCGCAAAAGCCATCACCGTCCGACGGGCCCGCACCAGCGATGTCCCGGCCGTGCGCCGCCTCCTTGACGCCTACGTCCGCGGCGGCATCCTGCTCGACAAAGCGACGGTGACGCTTTACGAGGACATCCAGGAGTTCTGGGTCGCGGAACGGGACGACAACGCCGAGGTCGTCGGCTGCGGCGCGCTGCACGTGATGTGGGAAGACCTCGCGGAAGTCCGCACTCTCGCGGTGAAGCCCGGCCTGAAGGGGGCGGGTGTCGGACACCATGTGCTGGGGAAGTTGCTGCAGACCGCCCGCTGGCTCGGTGTTCGCCGTGTTTTCTGCCTGACCTTCGAAGTCGACTTCTTCACCAAGCACGGCTTCGTGGAGATCGGCGAGACGCCCGTCGACACGGATGTCTACGCGGAGCTGCTGCGTTCCTATGACGAGGGTGTCGCGGAGTTCCTCGGACTCGAACGAGTGAAACCGAACACCTTGGGCAACAGCCGGATGCTTCTGCATCTGTGA
- a CDS encoding type III pantothenate kinase, producing MLLTIDVGNTHTVLGLFDGDEIVEHWRISTDARRTADELAVLLQGLMGMHPLLGDELGDGIDGIAICATVPSVLHELREVTRRYYGDVPAVLVEPGVKTGVPILTDNPKEVGADRIINAVAAVELYGGPAIVVDFGTATTFDAVSARGEYVGGVIAPGIEISVEALGVRGAQLRKIEVARPRSVIGKNTVEAMQSGIIYGFAGQVDGVVNRMARELSQDADDVTVIATGGLAPMVLGESSVIDEHEPWLTLIGLRLVYERNVSRM from the coding sequence ATGCTGCTGACGATCGACGTAGGAAACACCCACACGGTGCTCGGACTGTTCGACGGCGACGAGATCGTCGAACACTGGCGCATCTCCACCGACGCGCGCCGCACGGCCGACGAGCTGGCGGTCCTCCTCCAGGGCCTGATGGGCATGCACCCGCTCCTCGGCGACGAACTGGGCGACGGCATCGACGGCATCGCCATCTGCGCCACCGTCCCCTCGGTCCTGCACGAACTCCGCGAAGTGACGCGCCGCTACTACGGCGACGTCCCGGCGGTCCTCGTCGAACCGGGCGTCAAGACGGGCGTCCCGATCCTGACCGACAACCCCAAGGAGGTCGGCGCGGACCGCATCATCAACGCGGTCGCCGCGGTCGAGCTCTACGGCGGCCCCGCGATCGTCGTCGACTTCGGCACGGCGACGACGTTCGACGCGGTCAGCGCGCGCGGCGAGTACGTCGGCGGGGTCATCGCCCCCGGCATCGAGATCTCCGTCGAGGCCCTCGGCGTCCGAGGCGCCCAGCTCCGCAAGATCGAGGTGGCCCGGCCGCGCAGCGTCATCGGCAAGAACACGGTCGAGGCGATGCAGTCGGGCATCATCTACGGCTTCGCCGGCCAGGTCGACGGCGTGGTCAACCGCATGGCCCGCGAGCTGTCACAGGACGCCGACGACGTCACCGTCATCGCGACGGGCGGTCTTGCGCCGATGGTCCTGGGCGAGTCGTCGGTGATCGACGAGCACGAACCGTGGCTGACGCTGATCGGGCTGCGGCTGGTCTACGAGCGGAACGTGTCGCGCATGTGA